GTAGCATGGTCAAAATCGTCTGTATTATTCAGAAAAACAAGCCATCTGATTGATCCCAGAATCGGGCGTTCTTTCGTGTCTACCTTTCATGCGAAATACCGTCTGCTGAGATTTCCCATCGACCTGATGTTTCATAGTGAAGACATTTTCATTAAAGAGCTTAAAACCCTGGAAAATTTTGGCTCGGATCATCTTCCGGTGTATTGTGAATTTTTCATCGACCATCATAATGATGAACAGGAAGAGAAAATAGAAGAAGCCACTTCGGAAGAAAAAGCGGAAGCAGAAGAAATGATTCAGGAAGGAAAAGAAGAGGATGGAGAAAGGGATGCAGTAGTTACTGAAGATTAATTTACAGCATAAAAAAAGAGACTATCACAACGACAGTCTCTTTTTTATTTTTATGTTCTAAAAATTTAGAATAATTCTTTTCTGATAATGTTCTGACTTCTTTCAGGACCTACAGAAACCAAGTATACGTTGATTCCAAGGTAATTCTCGATGAATTCAATATATTTCTGAGCGTTGTCAGGAAGCTCATCATAGCTTCTTACTTTGGTAAGATCTTCTTTCCAACCCGGTAAATCCTGATAGATTGGCTCGTAGTTGTATAATTTCTCTGTTGAAGAAGTGAAATAATCGATAATTTTATCGTCTTCAGTTTTATAATGGGTAACGATCTTCAGGTTTTCGATTCCTGTAAGAACATCAAGCTTTGTGATCACAAGGTTGTTGATTCCGTTGATCATACAGGCATGCTTCAGAGAAACAAGGTCCAACCAACCTGTTCTTCTTGGTCTTCCTGTAGTTGCTCCGAATTCACCCCCAATCTGTCTGATGCTTTCTCCAAGTTCATTATCCAGCTCAGAAGGGAAAGGTCCGTTTCCTACTCTTGTACAGTATGCTTTGGCAACACCAATCAGGTTTTGAAGGGATGTTGGCGGCACTCCTGCTCCTGTACAAACTCCTCCTGTAGATGGAGAAGATGAAGTCACATAAGGATAGGTTCCGAAGTCGATATCAAGCATTAAAGCCTGAGCTCCTTCAAATAAAACATTCTTACCGTCTCTGATCGCTTCGTTCAGTTCAACTTCTGTATCTACGATTCTGTCCTGAAGTTGTTTTCCTATTTCTAAAAATTCGTTGTAAATTTCTTCAACGTCTAACGTTGGCTTTCCGTAATATTTTTCAAAAAGAGAATTTTTAATCTTAAGATTTTTCTCAATTTTCTCTCTTAAAATCTCAGGATTTAAAAGGTCGATCATTCTGATCCCGACTCTTGCAATTTTATCTTCATAGCAAGGCCCGATTCCTTTTTTAGTGGTTCCTATCTGAGT
The Chryseobacterium sp. W4I1 DNA segment above includes these coding regions:
- a CDS encoding adenylosuccinate synthase, producing the protein MSTYVVVGLQYGDEGKGKITDVLSAKSDYVVRFQGGDNAGHTVYVGEEKFVLHLLPSGVLQCKGKCIIANGVVVNPKSFIREVGQIESKGLRTDHIFISRRAHVIMPYHILLDTYREEEHGGTQIGTTKKGIGPCYEDKIARVGIRMIDLLNPEILREKIEKNLKIKNSLFEKYYGKPTLDVEEIYNEFLEIGKQLQDRIVDTEVELNEAIRDGKNVLFEGAQALMLDIDFGTYPYVTSSSPSTGGVCTGAGVPPTSLQNLIGVAKAYCTRVGNGPFPSELDNELGESIRQIGGEFGATTGRPRRTGWLDLVSLKHACMINGINNLVITKLDVLTGIENLKIVTHYKTEDDKIIDYFTSSTEKLYNYEPIYQDLPGWKEDLTKVRSYDELPDNAQKYIEFIENYLGINVYLVSVGPERSQNIIRKELF